DNA sequence from the Chitinophaga flava genome:
GATGGATAACGGCAGCGGCTATGTGAATATCATCAACAATGCGAATATAAACGGCGCCAGCAACCGACTGCTGAATATAATCAGTACACCAGCAGCATGGAATGGTTATCGCTTCCGTTGTTTGGTGGATGGTAAAAAAGATAAAATATTCAACTTAACGGTTGCTCCCAGTCCTATCGTAAGCATTACTTCCAGCGATACGCTTATTGTTGCCGGCAATAATGTCACCTTTACGGCACAGACTTCCAACGCCACCAATTATACCTATCAGTGGATGGTTAACAATGTTGATGCTGGAAACAGTAACGCGGTGTTCACACTATCTCCTGATAAAGATGTTACCGTACTGATAAAAATGACAGGAAGCCAGACTTGTAGCGGTAGTCTCACTACGGTTATCAGCAATAGTATTAAGGTACGTGTAGGTCCCAAACCGGTACCAGTACCGGACATCAATGCTGCTGTACAACCAGTTACCTACCCTAATCCGGTAACCAATACGGTAATACTGGACCTCAGCCTGGCTGATAAATGGGCGTCATTGGAAATACTGGATTTACAGGGTAACCGTAGGTTATTACTGAATGATATCAGAAACAGGAGCAAGGTCAATATTCCGGTAGCAGCATTGAATGCTGGTATCTATATTCTTAAGCTGCATGCAGAAAATGGTGTAAACAAATCAACCAGATTTGTAAAACAATAACTCTTCGTTTATGCTTATCAGTAGTCTTTATGAATATTGAAAAAAGCATATGCCCTCCCAAAGGCGCAAAGCAGCAAAGAGAATTTTTTTTGATTTCCTATTTAAATTGTTAAGGGAATGATTTCCAGGATATCCCGGAAATCATTCCCTTAACAATTTCGTCACCTTTTCTATTCTCCATCCCAATAAAATTCATACACGCATAGAATTAAGTGATGTGATAAGAGTAGGCAAAGAGAATGCGCTACCTCAGTGTATCCTGCCACTGCGGCAGGCTGCGGGAAGAAGTGAGAAAAGGTAGTAAAAAGAATTTTCTGGTAAGATTGTTAATTAAAAAATGTCAGACACAATTTGACAATGCTCAAACCCTGATGTTGGATGCCAAGATTGCCCCGGCTGAATATACTAACATCAAAAACACTCTGAGAGCGGAGATCGAAGCACAGGAACGCAGGAAGATGGAATTGGTAACTGATTATGGAGAATAGCAAAGGTACATAGACAAGGGTCGGACAATCCTTGTAAATGTAGGCTGGCACTATGAGAACGGGGATTTAGATGTCAAACAAAAAATCATTGGTTCGATATTCTCTTCAAAACTCATTTTTGATGAAAATGATTATCGAACCATGGAGCCTAACCCTATACTGGAGCTGATTGCCTTGCCAGTAAAGGATCTGGAAGTACTTAAAAAAGAAAAGGTCGAAATTACTTCCGACCTTTTCCACTTTCGTGCCCAGAACTGGATTCGAACCAGCACACCCTTGCAGGCGCTGCGACCTGAACACAGTGCGTCTACCAATTTCGCCATCTGGGCAACTGATTTTGTGTTTCAGGGCTGCAAAGATAAGCACACAAAGGATTTCACCAAATTTTTTTTGATAGAAAATAAAAAAGAAGCCATGATATTATATATTCCTGAGCATCCGGCTGACCAGCATAATTGATGAAACCCGCTCGGAACGAGGGTTACGACACGATAACACTATCCCCTATCTCATTACCCAATTCATTTCAACGTATCTCCAAAATGAAAACAATCTTGTTGCTGATAGCGATAGAAAAAAACTTCACCCTGCCTTCACCCTTTTTTAAATCTCCATTGCCTTACTCTGGAAAGTAAGAACCAGCAGACCTAATAAATTAATAGCTATTTGAAAAATAGCTGGATACCGTCGATGGAAATAATTCCGGATTTATCAATACTTTGTACTGGAAACAATGAAGATACGAAGTACACTATGCGTCAACCAGGATCTGTAGAAGCCATTTCTTTTGAAGAACAGTTCAGGCTTCACTATAAATTTTTGTGTACAATCGCTTATTACATGGTGGAGGATGAAGATGCCGCCATGGATATCGTGCAGGACTTTTTTCTCTACTGCTGGAGTAAACGCGATGTATTGCATATCACCCACAACTTCAGGAGCTACGCCGTGCGCGCCATCCGCAATGCTTCTCTCAACTACATCAGGAAATCCGGTAAAACAACATTACAGGAAGTACAGGCTATTGAGGAACTGGTAAAATATTTTCCGGGAGAAGAACAAACAGATGAGGAGAAGCGCGATGAAGCCTTGTGGGAAGCCATTGCGCGCCTGCCGGAGCAACGGAGGAAGATATTCCTGCTGAGTAATCGCGACGGACTGAAATACAAGGACATCGCCGATACCCTCGGCATCTCCATCAACACAGTAAAAACGCAGATCAAGCTGGCCTTGCAGTTCCTGAGGAAAGAATGTAAATGGATGGTAAAGGCGGCTTTACTGGTTTTATTTTTCAAAATACTGACTGCCTTCACCCTTTTTTAAAATTGTTTGCCCTTATTATAAGTTATGATGCACACAAACGACCACGATAACGATAGCCAAATAGATTGGGATAAGCTGCTGGAAGTTCTGGATGGCAACGCTGCTCCCGACACCCTCAATGAAGAGGAAATGGGCATGCTGGCTGCCGCCAGGGAAATGCATGCAAGACAACATACAGGTAGGTTCTCTGAAGATGCAGGATGGGAAAGGTTTGTAGCGGAGAGGGACCACAGAAGCGTACGCCGTATGATGATCGTCAGGCAACTCGTAGCCGCATTACTGGTGCTTACCATCGGCGCCGGCATATGGATGCTCAGCCCCTGGCGTAAACACCACAGCCACCAGCTGGCCAACCAGCTGCCCACCGGGAGCGTGAGGCTGAAACGCGCCGGCAGTGTATATATCCTCGGCAACGGTACCCAAACAATACAGCAGAACACAAACGCACAGATACAATCCGATTCATCATCCATTATCTATAACCAGGGCACCATCCAGAACGTACCGGCAAACAACGATACCCTGGAAGTTCCGAAAGGACGGCAATTCAGCCTGCAACTGTCAGACGGTACACGCGTATCATTGAATGCTTCTTCTTCACTTATTTATCCCGGTACGTTTAACGGCCATACCCGCGAAGTATATGTTACAGGAGAAGTGTTCTTTGATATCGCACCAGACATGCAACACCCATTCATCGTACATGCAGGAAAGGTTTCGATGAAGGTACTGGGTACTGCTTTCAACGTAAATACCAGCGGAACAACCGTTGTTACTACGCTCTCCAGCGGCAAACTGCTGGTCTCCGGCAACAGTAACAGCGTGGTTCTGTTGCCGGGAGAACAATCCGTTAGCGGCAGCAACGGCACACTGAGCAAACACACTGTTACCGATATCAGGTTATATACCGCCTGGAAAGATGGCGACATCTATTTCGATGATACACCGCTGTCGGACATCGCCGGTGTATTGTCAGGCAGCTATGACTACAACTTTGTATTCGACGATCCGGCAGCTGCACAGGCAAGGTTTACACTGGATACACGCAGGCCTCCGCACTTGCAGGATGTGCTCAACCTGATCAGCCAAAGCATCAACAATATTCAATTTAAAATAGACGACAAAACAGTGCACGTAACAATGAAACACAGCAAATAACACAATGTCAGCTTACCAGCATAAAAATAATACCGGCAACTGCCCGTTGCCGCTGACCAAACCATAATATCAACCGAAATGAGAAAACTAACCACACTGTCCTTCCTCAGGAAGGATGTGAAACGCTTTGTCTTGTATGGTCCCCTCCTGCTACTGCTTTTACTGTTGCAAACCGGTTCCGGCCTGTATGCACAGGATAATGCCGGCAACGAGATCCTGTCAAGAAAAATATCCTATGAAGCGAGCCATACCCCGCTGAGCAAGGTATTGAAAGACATCCGTGAGAAAACGAAGGTACGTTTCACGTACAACACGGAAGTCATCAACCGTCAACCGGCCGTGACCGTGAAAGCGGAGAACGTATCCCTGGAAACACTGCTGAAGCAAGTGCTGGCGAATACAGACCTCATCTTTTCGGTGGCCATGGAAGGAGTTGTCATCTATGAAACGGATAAAAAGCAGGCGAAACAAAAGCAGGGAGTGATCGTCTGGGGCAGGGTCACCGACCAGACCGACCACCCGCTGGCTGGTGTGAGTATTAAGGGCCTTACGAGTAAAGACATGACAGTCACCGAATCCGATGGTGCCTTCATGCTCATCGTACCAACAAATGAGCAAATCGGGTTTTCCCGCGTAGGCATGAAATCATTCGTCTACAATGCAGGCACGGCAAACAAAGGACCACAGGCGTTTAAAATGGATAGCGTTGTGCAGGTGATACAGGAAGTGGTGGTGAATGGATACCAGAAGATCGATCCTCGCTTATTCACAGGCTCAGTAACAAAACTGAGCGCCGCTGAGGTACTGCAGGCAGGCCAGCCCAGCATCGACAAAATGTTGCAGGGAAAGGTACCCGGACTGATGGTACTAAACACCTCCGGAGGCGTGAATGCCAAACCTACCTTGCGCATCAGAGGAACGGCCACCCTGCTGGGAAATGCATCTCCCCTGTGGGTGGTGGATGGCATGATACGTCCCGAACCAGTAGACATCTCCAACGCTTTGCTCAATAACCTCGTGGGTAGCACTTCCCCATCCAACTATGAGCTGATCGGTAATGCCATCAGCGGCCTTAACCCATACGACATTGAAAGCCTCACTTTCCTGAAAGATGCCGCCGCCACTGCGATCTACGGTACACGTGCCGCCAATGGCGTGATCGTGGTAACTACCAAAAGAGGCAAAGCAGGCCCTATGCAGGTATCTTACAACTCCTCCTATACCTTTCAGCAACGGCCTTCCTACAACAACCTTAACCTGATGAACTCAAAAGAGCGTATTGAGTTGTCGAATCAGTTATTGAAGGACGGTGTCGTTTTTCAGGATAACCTGAGCGGCTTCCCTGAAACCGTGTCCTATGAAGGTTTGTATCGGTCATTATACAAAAAGGATATCACCGAAGCACAGTTCCGCGACAAGGTGGCACAAATGCAAACAAGGAACACCGACTGGTTCAAGCTGCTGTTCAGAAACCAGTTCAGCATGAACCAATCGCTGAGCATGAGCGGAGGAGTCGGTAAAACGGTTTATTACGCTTCTTTTAATTATGCCGACAACAAAGGTGCTGCAAAACTCGATGGCAACAAACTATATGGCGTTAATCTGGACATCCGTACACAGATAGGAAAAAGGCTGAACATCGACCTCTCTGTTATGAGCAATTACACTACCCGTACTGGTTACTATAACGGCATTTCTCCGCTGGCCTATGCCATGCAAACCAGCCGGGCATTAAGCGCTGACGACTATTACCCGATTGCGGCCGGCCGGCCATTGCTGTACCAATACATGGATAACATGGAGGAGATAAGACCCTACCTCAATCCTCCGCTGGTTTTTAATTTTCAGAATGAAATCAATCATACGTCCAATACCACAACAGAACACACTACCAGCGCCAATTTACAGCTGGATTACAATATAGGAAAGGGCTTCACCTTCCGTAACCAGTCCTCCGCTTTTATTTCCGGAGCAGATGGTCTGACGGGATATGACCAGATGTCGTTTCAGGCCGCCAGCGAACGTGGCTGGAACTGGGGCTGGACACCTCCTGATGACCTGAACAAAGCCTCCACCTTACCTGCTGGCGGCATGGCTAATACGTTCTATCAGCGAAGCCTGATATTAAATACCAAAAACAGCATCGACTATAGCAACAGATTCTTTAATGACCGCGACCAGTTCAATTTTACGATCGGTAATGAAATAAACAGTGTAAAAAGGGAAGGTACCCTGTCCACACAGGCAGGATATTTCCCTGAAAGGGGGAAAACCTTTTTTCCTTCAGACCTGAGCCGGAAAAAGAATAACTACAACATTACAGATGGTCGCGAAAATTCTGTCGGCCTTTACAGCACAATAGGCTACAGCCTGATGGGCCGTTACACCGTGTATGGCACGATCCGGATGGATGGGTCCAACCGGTTCGGACAATACTCCAATTCAAAGTTTTTACCCAATTATGATATCTCCGCACGTTGGGATGTTTCTTCTGAAAGCTGGTTTCCAACGAATGTCATCAGCGGATTAATGATCAGATCTTCTTACGGAACACAGGGAAATGTGGTTACAGCGATAGGCCCCAACCTGGTAGCCGGATATATGGTAAACAGCGGTGTATTTAACCCTCGCACCCAGTTACCTTATCTCCACATCAAATCATTACCCTATCCTGACCTGCGCTGGGAAAAGACGTACCATTGGGATATCGGAGCAGATATGGGCCTGTTTAACAACCGCGCTAGAATAGGTTTCGACTATTATTCAAAACGCTCGGTGGATGTGCTGGACAATGTAGAGATACCGTATGAATATGGTATGAATACCATGTACAGAAACAATGGCAGCATCTATAACAAAGGGTTCGAGCTTACCCTGAACGTGACTCCTGTGAGAACGAAAAACTCGGAATTAAACCTCTCCTTTAACACCAGCAAGCAGTTCAACCAATTGTCTGACGACGTAAACCAGGGTAATTTCTATTCGCTGTTTGATGGCAACGGACACCTGCGTGGCAGGCCTATCAGCGGCTTTTACTCTTATCAATTCAAAGGGCTGAATCACGATAACGGCTTGCCTTTGTTTGATAAGCTGGACCAGAAAGTCAAAACATCCAACCCTGATGATATACTGGTATACTCAGGACAGATGCAGCCCAAACTCACATTTGGTTTCACACCATCTTTCCGCTACAGGTCATTTGCCGCAAGGGCCACGTTTGTTGTGAGCCTTGGCAGTACCAAACGTTTGAACAGTCCGTTTGTGCTGACTAGATTCGATAGTGGTGTACCAGCTCCTTTTGCCAATACACCCAGAACCTATTTTGACCGCTGGCGCCAACCAGGTGATGAATTAAAAACCAACATTCCTTCAGTGGTTGATAATCCTCCCCGCGATCAATGGGTGCATGTACCTTTTTACAGCCGGAGTTCACTATTGTCTAATTATGGCAACGATATCACTATTTCGCCAATGGAGGCTTATACGCTGTCTGATATCAGGACTGTCAGCAATGATTATATCCGCTGCACCTCACTGAGCCTGATGTACACCGTGCCGCCCCCCGTGCTGCGAGGTACAGGTATCAAAGGCCTCAACGCATCCCTTACTATAGCTAACCTGTTTAAGATTGCCAACCGCAGGTTGAATGGGCAGGATCCGGAGATCAGCGATTTTCATTCCGCCTACGGCACCTTGCCGATGACAAGAAGTTATACATTAGGCCTGTCTGCCTCTTTCTAACACAAACCTTCAATTTGCCGACATGAAAAAAATATTGCTTGTAATATCTGTAGCCTTGTGTCTGACGTCATGTAAGAAGTTTCTGGAAGAATATTCCCAGAGCGACCTGACACCTAAATTTGCAGAGGATTACGGAGAAATACTATATTCAGATGGTTACCCTTCCGGCGTAGATGCGGTCCAGTCATGGAGGGTATTTCTTGATGATGATGTGCAGTGCTATGTGGGGGGATACAATGCAAATTCTCCGGCCGAGTTCACTACAGCCTCCTCGATATACCAATGGCAACCAGATTTTGTAGCAAGGACCACCAATGCCGGGTTTACGGACAACCTCAATATCTGGGAGACCTACTACCACTGGTTGCTCGGAGCGAATGTAGTCCTGCAAAATATGGATAATGCCACAGGCGCCCAACAACTCAAAGACCAGTTCAAAGGGGAAGCCTTTGCACTGCGCGCCTTCTATCATTTTATGCTGGTGAATCTGTATGCAAAGCCATATAACGATTCCACCACTTCACCGGATAAAAGCCTGGGTATTCCTATAAGAATAACTGCTGACCTTTCTGACAAACCGGTTGTAAGAAATTCAGTGAAAGAAGTATATGATCAGATCGCGCAGGATATTGACAGCGCGACTTACCTGTTGGACAAGAACAAAACGAATCTCTCACCTTATCGC
Encoded proteins:
- a CDS encoding RNA polymerase sigma-70 factor, with protein sequence MRQPGSVEAISFEEQFRLHYKFLCTIAYYMVEDEDAAMDIVQDFFLYCWSKRDVLHITHNFRSYAVRAIRNASLNYIRKSGKTTLQEVQAIEELVKYFPGEEQTDEEKRDEALWEAIARLPEQRRKIFLLSNRDGLKYKDIADTLGISINTVKTQIKLALQFLRKECKWMVKAALLVLFFKILTAFTLF
- a CDS encoding archease; the protein is MRKLTTLSFLRKDVKRFVLYGPLLLLLLLLQTGSGLYAQDNAGNEILSRKISYEASHTPLSKVLKDIREKTKVRFTYNTEVINRQPAVTVKAENVSLETLLKQVLANTDLIFSVAMEGVVIYETDKKQAKQKQGVIVWGRVTDQTDHPLAGVSIKGLTSKDMTVTESDGAFMLIVPTNEQIGFSRVGMKSFVYNAGTANKGPQAFKMDSVVQVIQEVVVNGYQKIDPRLFTGSVTKLSAAEVLQAGQPSIDKMLQGKVPGLMVLNTSGGVNAKPTLRIRGTATLLGNASPLWVVDGMIRPEPVDISNALLNNLVGSTSPSNYELIGNAISGLNPYDIESLTFLKDAAATAIYGTRAANGVIVVTTKRGKAGPMQVSYNSSYTFQQRPSYNNLNLMNSKERIELSNQLLKDGVVFQDNLSGFPETVSYEGLYRSLYKKDITEAQFRDKVAQMQTRNTDWFKLLFRNQFSMNQSLSMSGGVGKTVYYASFNYADNKGAAKLDGNKLYGVNLDIRTQIGKRLNIDLSVMSNYTTRTGYYNGISPLAYAMQTSRALSADDYYPIAAGRPLLYQYMDNMEEIRPYLNPPLVFNFQNEINHTSNTTTEHTTSANLQLDYNIGKGFTFRNQSSAFISGADGLTGYDQMSFQAASERGWNWGWTPPDDLNKASTLPAGGMANTFYQRSLILNTKNSIDYSNRFFNDRDQFNFTIGNEINSVKREGTLSTQAGYFPERGKTFFPSDLSRKKNNYNITDGRENSVGLYSTIGYSLMGRYTVYGTIRMDGSNRFGQYSNSKFLPNYDISARWDVSSESWFPTNVISGLMIRSSYGTQGNVVTAIGPNLVAGYMVNSGVFNPRTQLPYLHIKSLPYPDLRWEKTYHWDIGADMGLFNNRARIGFDYYSKRSVDVLDNVEIPYEYGMNTMYRNNGSIYNKGFELTLNVTPVRTKNSELNLSFNTSKQFNQLSDDVNQGNFYSLFDGNGHLRGRPISGFYSYQFKGLNHDNGLPLFDKLDQKVKTSNPDDILVYSGQMQPKLTFGFTPSFRYRSFAARATFVVSLGSTKRLNSPFVLTRFDSGVPAPFANTPRTYFDRWRQPGDELKTNIPSVVDNPPRDQWVHVPFYSRSSLLSNYGNDITISPMEAYTLSDIRTVSNDYIRCTSLSLMYTVPPPVLRGTGIKGLNASLTIANLFKIANRRLNGQDPEISDFHSAYGTLPMTRSYTLGLSASF
- a CDS encoding FecR family protein, which encodes MMHTNDHDNDSQIDWDKLLEVLDGNAAPDTLNEEEMGMLAAAREMHARQHTGRFSEDAGWERFVAERDHRSVRRMMIVRQLVAALLVLTIGAGIWMLSPWRKHHSHQLANQLPTGSVRLKRAGSVYILGNGTQTIQQNTNAQIQSDSSSIIYNQGTIQNVPANNDTLEVPKGRQFSLQLSDGTRVSLNASSSLIYPGTFNGHTREVYVTGEVFFDIAPDMQHPFIVHAGKVSMKVLGTAFNVNTSGTTVVTTLSSGKLLVSGNSNSVVLLPGEQSVSGSNGTLSKHTVTDIRLYTAWKDGDIYFDDTPLSDIAGVLSGSYDYNFVFDDPAAAQARFTLDTRRPPHLQDVLNLISQSINNIQFKIDDKTVHVTMKHSK